The Terracoccus luteus genome includes a region encoding these proteins:
- a CDS encoding 3-oxoacyl-ACP reductase: MPDLFTTLATSPVARRVGVPQPTRLRRFAPGEPLCDSPVLVAGGGAFAGAVRDHLASLGVTTVDALEVAEVAEGAVDGTPPVTDAGRLGAVVLDLSAAVDLGDLDRLRTLGAPAVRRLARNARVVVVGRDPDTVTDLEAAVTQRALEGFVRSLGKELRDGATANLVLAQGGRPDGVVSAASFFLSGRSAYVDGQVVVVDDTPTPASSTTLLAGRVAVVTGAARGIGADIARVLARDGARVVAVDVPSAGQALAAVANEVGGTALQLDITAPDAGARIVEHARGRHGGLDVVVHNAGITRDRLLVNLDEQQWSSVVDVNLRSVLRMNQALLAEGGLGDGGRIVCVSSIAGLAGNRGQSNYAVSKAGVVGLVHALSRRVAGRGITVNAVAPGFIETEMTARIPFATREVGRRMNSLQQAGLPLDVAEAVCWLAQPTSGAVTGQVLRVCGQSLLGA, translated from the coding sequence GTGCCCGACCTGTTCACCACCCTCGCCACCTCGCCTGTCGCCCGTCGGGTCGGAGTTCCGCAGCCGACCCGGCTGCGACGCTTCGCGCCGGGCGAACCCCTCTGCGACAGCCCGGTGCTCGTCGCCGGCGGCGGCGCCTTCGCCGGCGCCGTGCGCGACCACCTCGCCTCCCTCGGCGTGACCACCGTCGATGCCCTCGAGGTCGCCGAGGTCGCCGAGGGTGCTGTCGACGGGACCCCTCCGGTCACGGATGCCGGTCGGCTGGGTGCCGTCGTGCTCGACCTGAGCGCGGCCGTCGACCTCGGCGACCTCGACCGGCTCCGCACCCTCGGGGCGCCCGCGGTGCGGCGGCTCGCCCGCAACGCCCGGGTGGTCGTCGTCGGTCGCGACCCCGACACCGTGACCGACCTGGAGGCGGCTGTGACCCAGCGCGCCCTCGAGGGGTTCGTGCGCTCGCTCGGCAAGGAGCTGCGTGACGGGGCGACGGCGAACCTCGTCCTGGCGCAGGGTGGTCGGCCCGACGGTGTCGTCTCCGCCGCCTCGTTCTTCCTCTCCGGACGCTCGGCCTACGTCGACGGGCAGGTCGTCGTCGTCGACGACACGCCGACCCCGGCGTCGTCGACGACCCTGCTCGCCGGTCGGGTGGCCGTCGTCACCGGCGCCGCCCGGGGCATCGGCGCCGACATCGCCCGGGTGCTGGCCCGGGACGGCGCCCGCGTCGTGGCCGTCGACGTGCCCTCGGCCGGACAGGCTCTCGCCGCCGTCGCCAACGAGGTGGGCGGCACCGCGCTGCAGCTCGACATCACAGCCCCCGACGCGGGCGCCCGCATCGTCGAGCACGCCCGCGGTCGACACGGGGGCCTCGACGTCGTCGTCCACAACGCCGGCATCACGCGCGACCGGCTGCTCGTCAACCTCGACGAGCAGCAGTGGTCGAGCGTCGTCGACGTCAACCTCCGGTCGGTGCTGCGGATGAACCAGGCCCTGCTCGCCGAGGGCGGCCTGGGTGACGGCGGACGCATCGTCTGCGTCTCGTCGATCGCCGGCCTCGCCGGCAACCGGGGACAGTCGAACTACGCGGTGAGCAAGGCGGGGGTGGTCGGCCTCGTGCACGCCCTCTCGCGCCGCGTCGCCGGGCGGGGCATCACGGTCAACGCCGTCGCCCCCGGCTTCATCGAGACGGAGATGACCGCGCGGATCCCCTTCGCCACCCGGGAGGTCGGCCGGCGGATGAACTCCCTGCAGCAGGCCGGCCTGCCCCTCGACGTCGCCGAGGCGGTCTGCTGGCTGGCCCAGCCCACGAGCGGCGCCGTCACGGGGCAGGTGCTGCGCGTCTGCGGCCAGAGCCTGCTGGGGGCGTGA
- a CDS encoding acyl-CoA dehydrogenase: protein MSAVPTTSRRPSLPGASRPADRAALVDGLRASLDAGAAEVRDECRALDVEALAPAAEPLPMEEHRARVTAQLASLAGRSFVADGFPEHQGGTGRYARAVEAFEMLGHTDLSLFVKAGVQWGLFGGAVSLLGTERHDHLLPRIISGELQGCFAMTETGHGSDVQRLETTATYDPATDEIVVHSPGPGARKDYIGNAARDGHLAAVFAQLVVGEEQHGVHCVLVPIRDDAGHPASGVTVGDDGAKLGLGGVDNGRLSFDHVRVPRTNLLGRYGDVNEHGVYSSPIENPSRRFFTMLGTLVRGRISVAGGAGAAARTALTVATRYGDARRQFDAPGRDAEAALLDYRTHQRRLLPRIATAYALQFAQHDLVDAMDDVLSGRVADEGDRRRLEARAAGLKAVTTRHTTDTVQECREACGGAGYLWANRLAATKSDTDIFTTFEGDNTVLLQLVAKSLLAEYRSTFGDLDTLGIVRFGARLTAGTFVERSAARALVQRLVDATPGREDEVVFAARATQLSLLREREEHLVEGVARRLRRADAPGVDAFEAFNSCQDHLVEAANAHVDRLVLESFATAVERCDDPDVARVLGRVCDLHALSTIERHKGWYLEHDRLGASRTKAVTALVNELCAELRPLATVLVDAFGIPEAWLRTEMLEGDTVG from the coding sequence GTGTCCGCCGTACCGACCACCAGCCGTCGACCCTCGCTGCCCGGCGCGAGCCGTCCTGCCGACCGCGCCGCCCTCGTCGACGGCCTCCGCGCCAGCCTTGACGCCGGGGCGGCCGAGGTGCGCGACGAGTGCCGTGCCCTCGACGTCGAGGCCCTCGCCCCGGCGGCCGAGCCCCTACCGATGGAGGAGCACCGTGCGCGCGTCACCGCGCAGCTGGCCTCCCTTGCCGGACGCTCGTTCGTCGCGGACGGCTTCCCCGAGCACCAGGGCGGCACCGGCCGGTACGCCCGCGCCGTCGAGGCCTTCGAGATGCTCGGCCACACCGACCTGTCCCTCTTCGTCAAGGCCGGGGTGCAGTGGGGCCTGTTCGGCGGCGCCGTCTCCCTGCTCGGCACCGAGCGGCACGACCACCTCCTGCCGCGGATCATCAGCGGCGAGCTGCAGGGGTGCTTCGCCATGACCGAGACGGGTCACGGCAGCGACGTGCAGCGGCTGGAGACCACCGCCACCTACGACCCCGCCACCGACGAGATCGTCGTCCACTCCCCCGGGCCGGGCGCCCGCAAGGACTACATCGGCAACGCCGCCCGTGACGGCCACCTCGCCGCCGTCTTCGCGCAGCTCGTCGTCGGCGAGGAGCAGCACGGGGTGCACTGCGTGCTCGTCCCGATCCGCGACGACGCCGGCCACCCGGCATCCGGTGTCACCGTCGGCGACGACGGCGCCAAGCTCGGCCTCGGCGGCGTCGACAACGGCCGACTGTCGTTCGACCACGTGCGGGTGCCGCGCACGAACCTGCTCGGCCGGTACGGCGACGTCAACGAGCACGGCGTCTACTCGAGCCCGATCGAGAACCCGTCACGACGCTTCTTCACCATGCTCGGGACCCTCGTGCGCGGCCGCATCTCCGTCGCCGGTGGCGCGGGGGCAGCCGCGCGCACCGCCCTGACGGTCGCCACCCGGTACGGCGACGCGAGAAGGCAGTTCGACGCCCCCGGCCGTGACGCCGAGGCGGCGCTGCTCGACTACCGCACGCACCAGCGACGCCTGCTGCCGCGCATCGCGACGGCCTACGCCCTGCAGTTCGCCCAGCACGACCTCGTCGACGCCATGGACGACGTCCTCTCCGGCCGGGTCGCCGACGAGGGCGACCGGCGGCGGCTCGAGGCGCGGGCGGCCGGGCTCAAGGCGGTGACGACCCGGCACACGACCGACACGGTGCAGGAGTGCCGGGAGGCGTGCGGTGGCGCCGGCTACCTCTGGGCCAACCGGCTCGCGGCGACCAAGAGCGACACCGACATCTTCACGACCTTCGAGGGAGACAACACCGTCCTGCTCCAGCTCGTCGCGAAGTCGCTTCTCGCGGAGTACCGCTCGACGTTCGGCGACCTCGACACCCTCGGCATCGTGCGCTTCGGGGCCCGGCTCACGGCCGGCACGTTCGTCGAGCGCTCCGCGGCCCGGGCCCTCGTGCAGCGTCTCGTCGACGCGACGCCGGGACGCGAGGACGAGGTGGTGTTCGCCGCCCGCGCCACGCAGCTGAGCCTGCTGCGCGAGCGGGAGGAGCACCTCGTCGAAGGGGTCGCCCGCCGGCTACGACGGGCCGACGCCCCCGGGGTCGACGCCTTCGAGGCCTTCAACTCGTGCCAGGACCACCTCGTCGAGGCCGCGAACGCCCACGTCGACCGGCTCGTGCTCGAGTCGTTCGCGACGGCGGTGGAGCGGTGCGACGACCCCGACGTCGCGCGGGTGCTCGGCCGGGTCTGCGACCTCCACGCCCTGAGCACCATCGAGCGGCACAAGGGCTGGTACCTCGAGCACGACCGTCTCGGGGCCTCGCGCACCAAGGCGGTGACCGCCCTCGTCAACGAGCTGTGCGCCGAGCTGCGCCCCCTGGCCACGGTGCTCGTCGACGCCTTCGGCATCCCCGAGGCGTGGCTGCGCACCGAGATGCTCGAGGGCGACACCGTCGGCTGA
- a CDS encoding TetR/AcrR family transcriptional regulator, which produces MTSEQAMAPTRDGRDARWTRHREQRRTAIVDATIKAVRRHGASVGMDDIAAEAGTSKTVVYRHFDDKAGLYRAVAARIDARVVTQVSAALDRPDARDVGPRELIASTVDAYLALVESDTEVYRFVVNRPLVDRPLTDDPVGETVGQVADRLSDHLAGFLQPSLARADAEHRRRARVWAVSLVGSVQAVADDWLARPDREPRADLVQTLTDLAWRGLSVVVAPASRTSDRTPDRISD; this is translated from the coding sequence ATGACGAGCGAGCAGGCGATGGCGCCGACGCGCGACGGGCGTGACGCCCGCTGGACGCGTCACCGCGAGCAGCGACGGACCGCGATCGTCGACGCGACCATCAAGGCCGTGCGACGCCACGGCGCCTCGGTCGGTATGGACGACATCGCCGCGGAGGCCGGCACGAGCAAGACCGTCGTCTACCGGCACTTCGACGACAAGGCCGGCCTCTACCGGGCCGTGGCCGCGCGCATCGACGCCCGGGTCGTCACCCAGGTGTCCGCCGCGCTCGACCGCCCCGACGCCCGCGACGTCGGCCCCCGCGAGCTCATCGCCTCGACGGTCGACGCCTACCTCGCCCTCGTCGAGTCGGACACCGAGGTGTACCGCTTCGTCGTCAACCGCCCGCTCGTCGACCGGCCGCTCACCGACGACCCCGTGGGCGAGACCGTCGGCCAGGTCGCCGACCGCCTCAGCGACCACCTCGCCGGGTTCCTGCAGCCCTCGCTCGCCCGGGCCGACGCGGAGCACCGCCGCCGGGCACGCGTGTGGGCGGTCTCGCTCGTCGGGTCGGTGCAGGCCGTCGCCGACGACTGGCTCGCCCGCCCCGACCGCGAGCCGCGGGCCGACCTCGTGCAGACCCTCACCGACCTCGCGTGGCGCGGCCTCTCGGTCGTCGTCGCCCCCGCGTCCCGCACCTCCGACCGCACCCCCGACCGAATCTCCGACTGA
- a CDS encoding flavin reductase family protein, with product MTIHTEHPFETPDGDRDPVRRLRARVGATVTLWTAGEGVERAGLTVSSYLVAAGDPGRVVALLHPESDLLDRLEDTGTAVVALLGQRDREVADAFAGVMPAPGGPFRLTRWEQTEWGPRPLTVATWAGVRLDAAAVHDVGWSRLVEATIEHLAVGDDDAPLVHRRGRYLPPA from the coding sequence GTGACCATCCACACCGAGCACCCGTTCGAGACGCCCGACGGGGACCGCGACCCGGTGCGCCGGCTGCGGGCCCGGGTCGGCGCCACCGTCACGCTCTGGACCGCCGGCGAGGGCGTCGAGCGCGCCGGCCTCACCGTCTCGTCGTACCTCGTCGCGGCGGGCGACCCGGGTCGCGTGGTCGCGCTGCTCCACCCCGAGAGCGACCTGCTCGACCGGCTGGAGGACACCGGCACGGCGGTCGTCGCCCTGCTCGGTCAGCGTGACCGCGAGGTCGCCGACGCGTTCGCGGGCGTCATGCCCGCCCCGGGTGGCCCGTTCCGGCTGACGCGGTGGGAGCAGACCGAGTGGGGGCCGCGGCCCCTCACGGTGGCGACGTGGGCCGGCGTCCGGCTCGACGCCGCGGCCGTCCACGACGTGGGCTGGTCACGCCTCGTCGAGGCCACCATCGAGCACCTCGCCGTCGGCGACGACGACGCCCCGCTCGTGCACCGCCGCGGCCGCTACCTGCCCCCTGCCTAG
- a CDS encoding HIT family protein, protein MSQQGSDADPTPVVSPHEEFAHVDDGFERLWTPHRMAYIQGDRPTDEAGRGCPFCAAPGKSDEEGLVVHRGEHCYVVMNLFPYNPGHLLICPYRHVSLYVELTDEETVEFTALTKAAVHAVQSASEPHGFNLGMNQGAVAGAGVAAHLHQHVVPRWAGDSNFLPIVGQTKALPVLLEDTRAQIVAHWPSA, encoded by the coding sequence ATGAGCCAGCAGGGGAGTGACGCCGACCCGACGCCGGTGGTCTCGCCCCACGAGGAGTTCGCCCACGTCGACGACGGCTTCGAGCGGCTGTGGACCCCGCACCGCATGGCCTACATCCAGGGCGACCGCCCGACCGACGAAGCCGGCCGCGGCTGCCCGTTCTGCGCCGCGCCGGGCAAGAGCGACGAGGAGGGCCTCGTCGTGCACCGCGGCGAGCACTGCTACGTCGTCATGAACCTCTTCCCGTACAACCCCGGTCACCTGCTGATCTGCCCGTACCGCCACGTCTCGCTCTACGTCGAGCTCACCGACGAGGAGACGGTCGAGTTCACGGCCCTGACCAAGGCCGCGGTGCACGCCGTGCAGTCAGCCTCGGAGCCCCACGGCTTCAACCTCGGCATGAACCAGGGCGCCGTCGCCGGGGCCGGGGTGGCCGCCCACCTGCACCAGCACGTCGTGCCGCGGTGGGCGGGCGACTCGAACTTCCTGCCCATCGTGGGCCAGACCAAGGCCCTGCCGGTGCTCCTCGAGGACACCCGCGCCCAGATCGTCGCGCACTGGCCGTCCGCCTGA
- a CDS encoding NAD-dependent epimerase/dehydratase family protein, whose product MRVVVIGGTGHIGTFLVPRLVRAGHEVVSLSRGRSPRYADDPAWGEVREVVVDRDATERDGTFARTVADVEADAVVDLICFTPESAATLVEGLRGRTGHLLHCGSIWRHGPSLRLPVTEANGAPPVGEYGIAKAAIAAHLASETASGGLVTTTLHPGHIVGPGWHPIGPLGNLDPGVWWRLSAGDPIVLPGLGAEAMHHVHADDVAQAFELALADRDAVAGEDLDVVAPSALTVRGYLEIAASWFGQRAMIEHVSWERFRGETPAEHADASWEHLSRSHVVSIDKARRLIGYAPRYEPDEAVLESLRWLVEHDRLDIARPLLDR is encoded by the coding sequence ATGCGCGTCGTCGTCATCGGTGGCACCGGCCACATCGGAACCTTCCTCGTCCCCCGGCTCGTCCGGGCCGGCCACGAGGTCGTCAGCCTCAGCCGCGGGCGCAGCCCGCGCTACGCGGACGACCCCGCGTGGGGCGAGGTCCGCGAGGTCGTCGTCGACCGTGACGCCACGGAGCGTGACGGCACCTTCGCCCGCACCGTCGCCGACGTCGAGGCGGATGCCGTCGTCGACCTCATCTGCTTCACCCCCGAGTCGGCGGCCACGCTCGTCGAGGGCCTGCGTGGGCGCACCGGCCACCTGCTGCACTGCGGCTCCATCTGGCGGCACGGCCCGAGCCTGCGGCTGCCCGTGACGGAGGCGAACGGCGCCCCGCCGGTGGGGGAGTACGGCATCGCCAAGGCGGCGATCGCCGCGCACCTGGCGAGCGAGACGGCATCCGGTGGGCTGGTCACGACGACCCTGCACCCCGGTCACATCGTCGGCCCGGGCTGGCACCCCATCGGGCCGCTCGGCAACCTCGACCCGGGCGTCTGGTGGCGCCTGTCGGCGGGTGACCCGATCGTGCTGCCGGGGCTGGGGGCGGAGGCCATGCACCACGTGCACGCCGACGACGTCGCCCAGGCGTTCGAGCTGGCGCTCGCCGACCGGGACGCCGTGGCGGGCGAGGATCTCGACGTCGTGGCACCCAGCGCGCTGACGGTGCGGGGCTACCTCGAGATCGCCGCCTCGTGGTTCGGGCAGCGGGCGATGATCGAGCACGTGTCGTGGGAGCGGTTCCGGGGCGAGACCCCGGCCGAGCACGCCGACGCGAGCTGGGAGCACCTGAGCCGCAGCCACGTCGTCAGCATCGACAAGGCCCGACGCCTCATCGGCTACGCGCCCCGGTACGAGCCCGACGAGGCCGTGCTCGAGTCGCTGCGCTGGCTCGTGGAGCACGACCGGCTCGACATCGCGCGGCCCTTGCTCGACCGCTGA
- a CDS encoding acetyl-CoA C-acetyltransferase gives MPAQSPSRPPAAPRRVAVLGGNRIPFARSDRAYARASNQDMLTAALDGLVARFGLAGERLGEVAAGAVLKHSRDFNLTREAVLGSRLDPATPAYDVQQACGTGLEATVLVANKIALGQIEAGVAGGVDSASDAPIAVSEGLRRILLSLNRARTVGQRLAALSQLRPGDVVPNAPQNREPRTGRSMGEHMAATAAQWGISRAAQDELAATSHHHLAAAWERGFFDDLVTPYLGLTRDDTLRPDTTVETLAGLRTVFGDGEGATMTAGNSTPLTDGASTVLLGSERWAAAHGLDPLAWFVDAETAAVDYVHGDEGLLMAPVYAVPRLLERNGLSLQDFDVYEIHEAFAATVLTTLAAWEDADYCRDRLGLDAPLGAIDRDRLNVNGSSLATGHPFAATGGRIVASLAKTLHERGGGRGLVSICAAGGQGVVAILEA, from the coding sequence ATGCCCGCCCAGAGCCCCTCGCGACCCCCGGCCGCCCCGAGGCGGGTCGCCGTCCTCGGCGGCAACCGCATCCCGTTCGCGCGGTCCGACCGCGCCTACGCCCGCGCCTCGAACCAGGACATGCTCACCGCCGCGCTCGACGGCCTCGTCGCCCGGTTCGGGCTCGCGGGGGAGCGGCTCGGCGAGGTCGCGGCCGGCGCCGTGCTCAAGCACAGCCGTGACTTCAACCTCACCCGGGAGGCCGTGCTCGGGTCACGGCTGGACCCGGCGACCCCCGCCTACGACGTCCAGCAGGCCTGCGGCACCGGGCTCGAGGCGACCGTGCTCGTCGCCAACAAGATCGCTCTCGGTCAGATCGAGGCCGGTGTCGCCGGCGGCGTCGACTCGGCCAGTGACGCGCCCATCGCCGTCAGCGAGGGCCTGCGGCGGATCCTCCTGTCGCTCAACCGGGCGCGCACCGTGGGCCAGCGCCTCGCCGCCCTCTCGCAGCTGCGCCCCGGCGACGTCGTGCCGAACGCCCCGCAGAACCGCGAGCCCCGGACCGGGAGGTCGATGGGGGAGCACATGGCGGCGACCGCGGCCCAGTGGGGCATCAGCCGCGCCGCGCAGGACGAGCTGGCGGCCACGAGCCACCACCACCTCGCCGCGGCGTGGGAGCGGGGCTTCTTCGACGACCTCGTCACCCCCTACCTCGGCCTCACCCGCGACGACACCCTGCGCCCCGACACCACCGTCGAGACGCTCGCCGGTCTGCGCACCGTCTTCGGTGACGGCGAGGGCGCGACCATGACCGCCGGCAACTCGACCCCCCTCACCGACGGCGCCTCCACCGTGCTGCTCGGCAGCGAGCGGTGGGCCGCCGCGCACGGGCTCGACCCGCTCGCGTGGTTCGTCGACGCCGAGACCGCCGCGGTCGACTACGTGCACGGTGACGAGGGGCTGCTCATGGCGCCCGTGTACGCCGTACCGCGACTGCTGGAACGGAACGGCCTGTCGTTGCAGGACTTCGACGTCTACGAGATCCACGAGGCCTTCGCCGCGACGGTGCTCACGACGCTCGCCGCCTGGGAGGACGCGGACTACTGCCGCGACCGGCTCGGCCTCGACGCACCCCTGGGAGCGATCGACCGCGACCGCCTCAACGTCAACGGCAGCTCGCTGGCGACGGGCCATCCGTTCGCCGCCACGGGCGGGCGCATCGTCGCCTCCCTCGCCAAGACCCTGCACGAGCGCGGCGGCGGCCGCGGCCTCGTGTCCATCTGCGCCGCCGGCGGCCAGGGCGTCGTCGCGATCCTGGAGGCCTGA
- a CDS encoding MaoC/PaaZ C-terminal domain-containing protein — protein sequence MTPSDRGAAASGSEGSSPITVLTAAPDLRRLYATAALRRGSGDDLGGRVARYGVHADPARVAAYARLCGFPVGGPLPPTYPHLLGFPLQLHVMTRPGFPLPLLGAVHVENRVALHRRLLPDEPLDLTVWAEALRPHRRGRQVDLVTRATVAGETVWEGVSTYLARGEEHPDAPRSEPPAPDQPTGIRPGPRWRLAEGAGRAYAAVSGDWNPIHVHALTARPLGFRSAIAHGMYSYARVLAALGSRLPREGLTSHVWLRRPVPLPSTVTLDTTFAGHGSLSTLRAERGDTVHLVARTAW from the coding sequence GTGACACCGTCGGACCGCGGCGCGGCGGCCTCCGGTTCGGAGGGGTCATCGCCGATCACGGTGCTGACCGCGGCACCCGACCTGCGGCGCCTCTACGCCACGGCCGCGCTGCGACGGGGGTCCGGCGACGACCTCGGGGGCCGCGTCGCCCGCTACGGCGTGCACGCCGACCCCGCCCGGGTCGCCGCCTACGCGCGCCTCTGCGGCTTCCCCGTCGGCGGCCCGCTGCCGCCGACCTACCCTCACCTGCTCGGCTTCCCCCTGCAGCTGCACGTCATGACCCGCCCCGGGTTCCCCCTGCCGCTGCTCGGCGCCGTCCACGTCGAGAACCGGGTCGCGCTGCATCGCCGGCTGTTGCCGGACGAGCCCCTCGACCTCACGGTGTGGGCCGAGGCGCTCCGACCACACCGCCGCGGCCGCCAGGTCGACCTCGTCACCCGGGCGACCGTGGCCGGCGAGACGGTCTGGGAGGGCGTGAGCACCTACCTGGCCCGCGGCGAGGAGCACCCGGACGCACCACGGTCCGAGCCGCCGGCACCCGACCAGCCGACCGGCATCCGGCCCGGGCCTCGGTGGCGCCTCGCGGAGGGCGCGGGGCGTGCCTACGCCGCGGTCTCGGGCGACTGGAACCCCATCCACGTGCACGCCCTGACGGCCAGGCCACTCGGCTTCCGGTCGGCCATCGCGCACGGGATGTACTCGTACGCAAGGGTGCTCGCCGCCCTCGGCTCGCGGCTGCCGCGGGAGGGACTCACGAGCCACGTGTGGTTGCGCAGGCCGGTGCCGCTGCCGTCGACGGTCACGCTCGACACGACCTTCGCCGGTCACGGGTCGCTCTCGACCCTCCGCGCCGAGCGGGGCGACACGGTGCACCTCGTCGCGCGCACCGCCTGGTGA
- the thrS gene encoding threonine--tRNA ligase — MSAQISVTVAGSERSVDEQTTAGDLVGGDRAVVVARVNGELRDLFHVLSDGDVVEPVTVDSEDGLAVLRHSAAHVLAQAVQSVNPQAKLGIGPPVRDGFYYDFDVETPFTPDDLKALEKSMQRIINEGQTFARRVVSDADALDELKDEPYKCELVGLKGGDAEDAAEGAGVEVGAGELTIYDNIRRDGSRAWGDLCRGPHVPSTKVIGNAFKLMRSAAAYWRGSEKNPQLQRIYGTAWPSKDELKAYLDRLAEAERRDHRRLGTELDLYSFPDELGSGLPVFHPKGGVIKREMEDYSRRRHVEEGFEYVGTPHITKDGLFHTSGHLPYYADTMFPPMELEGAKYQLKAMNCPMHNLIYRSRGRSYRELPLRLFELGSVYRYEKSGVVHGLTRVRGLEMDDSHSYVTREQAPAEIKHLLDFVLGLLRDFGLDDFYLELSTRDEDGDKKDKFIGSDEQWAEATSILERVATESGLELVPDPGGAAFYGPKISVQARDAIGRTWQMSTIQYDFNQPERFGLEYQAADGSRQQPVMIHSAKFGSVERFLGVLVEHYAGAFPVWLSPVQVLGVPVADEYADYVQDILTTLKRKGVRVELDASDDRFPKKIRNASKAKVPYVLIAGEDDRAAGAVSFRFRDGSQKNAVPVDDAVAEILAAIEDHRQV; from the coding sequence GTGTCTGCACAGATCAGCGTCACCGTCGCCGGGAGCGAGCGATCGGTCGACGAGCAGACGACGGCCGGTGACCTCGTCGGCGGCGACCGCGCCGTCGTCGTCGCCCGCGTCAACGGAGAGCTGCGCGACCTCTTCCACGTGCTCTCCGACGGCGACGTCGTCGAGCCCGTCACGGTCGACAGCGAGGACGGCCTCGCCGTGCTGCGCCACTCCGCCGCCCATGTTCTCGCGCAGGCGGTGCAGTCGGTGAACCCGCAGGCGAAGCTGGGCATCGGCCCGCCCGTGCGCGACGGGTTCTACTACGACTTCGACGTCGAGACCCCGTTCACCCCCGACGACCTCAAGGCGCTCGAGAAGTCGATGCAGCGCATCATCAACGAGGGCCAGACCTTCGCGCGTCGGGTCGTCAGCGACGCCGACGCCCTCGACGAGCTCAAGGACGAGCCGTACAAGTGCGAGCTCGTCGGCCTCAAGGGCGGCGACGCCGAGGACGCGGCCGAGGGTGCGGGTGTCGAGGTCGGTGCGGGCGAGCTGACGATCTACGACAACATCCGGCGCGACGGCTCGCGGGCGTGGGGCGACCTGTGCCGTGGCCCGCACGTGCCGAGCACCAAGGTGATCGGCAACGCCTTCAAGCTCATGCGCTCGGCCGCCGCGTACTGGCGCGGGTCGGAGAAGAACCCGCAGCTGCAGCGCATCTACGGCACCGCCTGGCCGAGCAAGGACGAGCTCAAGGCCTACCTCGACCGGCTGGCCGAGGCCGAGCGCCGCGACCACCGGCGGCTCGGCACCGAGCTCGACCTCTACTCCTTCCCCGACGAGCTGGGCTCGGGGCTCCCCGTCTTCCACCCCAAGGGCGGCGTCATCAAGCGCGAGATGGAGGACTACTCGCGCCGGCGCCACGTCGAGGAGGGGTTCGAGTACGTCGGCACCCCGCACATCACCAAGGACGGGCTGTTCCACACCTCCGGCCACCTGCCGTACTACGCCGACACGATGTTCCCGCCCATGGAGCTCGAGGGCGCGAAGTACCAGCTCAAGGCCATGAACTGCCCGATGCACAACCTCATCTACCGCTCGCGCGGGCGGTCGTACCGTGAGCTGCCGCTGCGCCTGTTCGAGCTCGGCTCGGTCTACCGGTACGAGAAGTCGGGCGTCGTGCACGGCCTGACCCGCGTTCGCGGCCTCGAGATGGACGACTCGCACTCCTACGTCACCCGTGAGCAGGCACCGGCCGAGATCAAGCACCTGCTCGACTTCGTGCTCGGCCTGCTGCGCGACTTCGGCCTCGACGACTTCTACCTCGAGCTGTCGACCCGCGACGAGGACGGCGACAAGAAGGACAAGTTCATCGGCTCCGACGAGCAGTGGGCGGAGGCGACGTCCATCCTCGAGCGGGTCGCGACCGAGTCCGGCCTCGAGCTCGTGCCCGACCCGGGCGGCGCCGCCTTCTACGGCCCGAAGATCTCCGTGCAGGCCCGTGACGCGATCGGGCGCACGTGGCAGATGTCGACGATCCAGTACGACTTCAACCAGCCCGAGCGCTTCGGCCTCGAGTACCAGGCGGCCGACGGCTCGCGCCAGCAGCCGGTCATGATCCACTCGGCCAAGTTCGGCTCGGTCGAGCGGTTCCTGGGGGTGCTCGTCGAGCACTACGCCGGCGCCTTCCCGGTCTGGCTCTCGCCCGTGCAGGTGCTCGGCGTGCCCGTCGCCGACGAGTACGCCGACTACGTGCAGGACATCCTCACCACGCTGAAGCGCAAGGGTGTCCGGGTCGAGCTCGACGCCAGCGACGACCGGTTCCCGAAGAAGATCCGCAACGCGAGCAAGGCCAAGGTGCCCTACGTGCTCATCGCCGGTGAGGACGACCGGGCCGCGGGCGCCGTGTCGTTCCGCTTCCGCGACGGGTCGCAGAAGAACGCCGTGCCGGTCGACGACGCGGTGGCCGAGATCCTCGCCGCGATCGAGGACCACCGCCAGGTCTGA